CCGATCCATACCATTTTTACCAAAAATTTGATTGAATCAGGGCGATTTTGTGGGCACGCACTAATCAATAAAAGTTAGGGTTTATATCCTGACTGGAGCAATTCAGGGTTGATACTTATTAATTAGCGATCGCTGCGGTTTTGTCATACCCAAAGCAAAAGACTTTCTCTCCTTCACGCCAGACTACTGACTCCACCTGGTCTTCAGGAATTGTCACCCATCCCTGTTCCAGCAGTTGAAAGTCGCAGACTACCAACTGGGGGTCATCGCCAGTTGAGGCGTATAGGTTGAAGAGGTTTAACTCCTGTTCTGTCGTCAATCCTGCAATGTTGACTCGAAAAGCCCGTTGGATATCAAGTTCGCAGCCGTACTCGTCGTAAATCTCAATGAAGTCATCAGGAGTAGAACCAAAGGTCGGAACCCCTTGCGGAAACACGTCTTTGAGTTCCGGGTTCTGGTTGTTGAGGATTAGGTAGTACATGGCACCCTCCAAGTGGTGAACTGTAAATGGCATGGGGCGATCGCCCATTATCTGTTCTACTTTTAGCGACTTATCCCGTCCGGAAGGAAAAAGAACTTTTTCATCCTTGTCGGCGATCGCTCATAACCTTTTACTACTTTTAGCGACTTATCCCGTCCGGAAGAAAAACAAAAAAATTTTTCAATTTTACAAAAATCGCCTCTAAGCCTTGTCCTGCAAGCGTTTCAGCTTTATCGCCATTTTTGGGCTGGATGGGGGCGATCTCTCATCCAAGGGTAGCTCTTACTGCTTTGGTATAATACTAATTACTACTTATTGACCTATAATCTATATTTTATATTAAAAAAGTATTATGAGGTATGCAAGATACAACCATAAATTTTGAAGAAGCCCTCAAAGTTGCGGATGAGGCAGTTTTTGCAAGTGAAAAAAAGCACCTAAGCGATGTCGAAATAACTATTCTTCGGGGTTCTTGGCAAAATCAGACCTATGAAGAGATGGCATCGACTACTGAATATGCTGCTAATTACCTACAGCGAACGGTGGGACACAAGTTTTGGAAGCTACTTTCCAAAGCATTAGGAGAAGAAGTTAGTAAAACGAATTTTAGGACAGCATTAGAGAGAAGATGGCGCGATCGCGCACCTGCTAACACCAAAGCGCCAAAGCTAGAATTTAAAGAATCAACAGCAGCGGAAGATTCACCCTTTTATTACGTCGAACGCCCTCCAATTGAACAACGCTGTTATGAGGTAATAAAACAGCCTGGATGCTTGATTTGTATCAAAGCACCAGAGCGAATGGGCAAAACATTACTTAGCGGAAAAATTCTGGAGCAAGCAACTTTTCAGGGCTATCGAACAGTTTATTTAAACCTTAATCTAGCCGATAAGTCAGATTTCAATAACCTCGATAATATTTTGCGCTGGTTTTGTGTAAGTGTTGCTAGAGAACTGCGCTTGCCCAATAAGTTAGATGATTATTGGGATGATCGATACTCTAGCAGCAAAGCCAACTGTACGGCATATTTCGAGCATTATTTATTGGCTAATGCTAATACCCCACTAGCTTTATGTTTAGATGAAATCGATCTGGTTTTTCCGCATGAAGAAATTGCCGAAAGTTTTTTGAGCTTATTGCGAGTTTGGCATGAAAAAGGAAAAATTAGTAATATTTGGAAAAAACTAAGATTGATATTAGTACACTCCACAAAAGTGTACATAGATTTAGATATTAATCAATCGCCTTTTAATGTTGGACTGCCCATAGAGTTGCCAGAATTTAACGAACAACAGGTACAAAAATTAGCACGACTTCACGGGCTAAATTGGTCAGTTAAAGAAGTAAAGCAACTTATGGCTATGGTGGGAGGGCATCCCGA
This portion of the Microcoleus sp. FACHB-831 genome encodes:
- a CDS encoding AAA-like domain-containing protein; amino-acid sequence: MQDTTINFEEALKVADEAVFASEKKHLSDVEITILRGSWQNQTYEEMASTTEYAANYLQRTVGHKFWKLLSKALGEEVSKTNFRTALERRWRDRAPANTKAPKLEFKESTAAEDSPFYYVERPPIEQRCYEVIKQPGCLICIKAPERMGKTLLSGKILEQATFQGYRTVYLNLNLADKSDFNNLDNILRWFCVSVARELRLPNKLDDYWDDRYSSSKANCTAYFEHYLLANANTPLALCLDEIDLVFPHEEIAESFLSLLRVWHEKGKISNIWKKLRLILVHSTKVYIDLDINQSPFNVGLPIELPEFNEQQVQKLARLHGLNWSVKEVKQLMAMVGGHPDLVQQAISYLKSYKDITFEQFLKNAPTEAGIYGNHLRRLWARLEEHPELLEALKKVVASTTSVRLESEEAYKLNGMGLVQLQGNDCNPRCDLYRQYFRDRSGIK